One genomic window of Quercus robur chromosome 6, dhQueRobu3.1, whole genome shotgun sequence includes the following:
- the LOC126689022 gene encoding FCS-Like Zinc finger 15 has protein sequence MVGLSVVLEAQKSGGSSSSSGSNSGGVGGGDGGVSKKNHPQVINKTTMLLNNNNKLSPLQAHHSSSYFPTPTFLDQCFLCNQKLLPGKDIYMYKGDRAFCSVECRCRQIFMDEEESLHKDHCSLAAMKPTSSSSSSSSSARNHRKGTRNRAGGFVN, from the exons ATGGTGGGACTTAGTGTAGTATTGGAAGCACAAAAGAGTGgtggtagtagtagtagtagcgGTAGTAATAGTGGTGGagttggtggtggtgatggtggggTTAGCAAGAAGAATCATCCACAAGTAATTAACAAGACCACCATGTtgctcaacaacaacaacaagctCTCTCCTTTGCAAGCTCATCACTCTAGTAGTTATTTCCCAACACCTACTTTTCTTGACCAATGCTTTCTCTGCAACCAAAAGCTCTTGCCTGGGAAAGACATCTACATGTACAA AGGGGACAGGGCTTTTTGTAGCGTGGAGTGCAGGTGCAGGCAGATTTTTATGGACGAGGAAGAAAGTCTTCATAAAGATCACTGTTCATTGGCTGCAATGAAacccacttcttcttcttcgtcttcttcctcTAGTGCTCGTAATCATCGCAAAGGAACAAGAAACCGAGCGGGTGGGTTTGTGAACTGA